A window of the Streptomyces griseochromogenes genome harbors these coding sequences:
- a CDS encoding ScbR family autoregulator-binding transcription factor, translating to MARQLRAEQTRTTIITAAADLFDRQGYESTSLSDIVGHAQVTKGALYFHFAAKEDLAHAILELQAKAARQVMADSEGRGCSSLESLMRTTFAMARLAVEDPVPRAGLRLATADVTLRPPLRHPFTEWLDFATQKFSGAVKEADVHTEIDVSVVAHSLVCFFVGTRVAGRSLEPVGRLPRRVAEMWLLMVRGLVPVHRRPRYLTLATQLEREIRTG from the coding sequence ATGGCGAGGCAATTGCGCGCCGAGCAGACCCGGACGACGATCATCACGGCCGCCGCCGATCTGTTCGACCGGCAGGGTTACGAATCCACCAGTCTGAGTGACATCGTCGGGCACGCGCAGGTGACCAAGGGGGCGTTGTACTTCCATTTCGCCGCCAAGGAGGACCTGGCCCACGCGATCCTGGAACTCCAGGCCAAGGCGGCCAGACAAGTGATGGCCGACAGCGAGGGCCGTGGCTGCTCCTCCCTGGAGTCCCTGATGCGGACCACGTTCGCCATGGCCCGGCTCGCCGTGGAGGACCCGGTACCGCGTGCCGGACTCCGCCTCGCCACGGCGGACGTCACCCTGCGGCCGCCGCTCAGGCACCCCTTCACCGAGTGGCTGGACTTCGCCACCCAGAAGTTCAGCGGCGCCGTCAAGGAAGCCGACGTGCACACCGAGATCGACGTGAGTGTGGTCGCTCACTCCCTCGTCTGTTTCTTCGTCGGAACCCGGGTCGCGGGCCGTTCCCTGGAGCCGGTCGGACGGCTGCCCCGCAGAGTGGCGGAAATGTGGCTTCTCATGGTCCGGGGTCTGGTGCCGGTGCACCGCCGCCCGCGCTATCTGACCCTCGCCACACAGCTGGAGCGGGAGATCAGAACCGGCTGA
- a CDS encoding Lrp/AsnC family transcriptional regulator translates to MLDDLDRALIHALHIDGRAPFSRIAAVLGVSAQTVARRYRGLRTEAGLRVVGLADPHRAGRTQWLVRLTATARSAQDIAQALVRRPDTSWVKLTSGGTEITAVIHAPGADASPNALLLRDIPRTGGITAVSAHCLLHTYLGGPANWRRSAQALDEEQRAALAYRAATEAVRRPEPGDAALLAALEKDGRLGQGELARATGWSPATVARRLAELRAAGALFFDVEVDAGLFGVRARALLWLSVRPADLEEVGLALADHDELAFVAATTGPTNLVAQALCRDPADLHRYLTRRLGALRAVRTLETSPVLRTLKAASPSLTDLARLHRGSD, encoded by the coding sequence ATGCTCGACGACCTCGACCGTGCCCTCATCCACGCCCTGCACATCGACGGCCGGGCACCGTTCAGCAGGATCGCGGCGGTGCTCGGCGTGTCGGCGCAGACCGTCGCCCGGCGCTACCGCGGGCTGCGCACCGAGGCCGGGCTGCGTGTGGTGGGCCTGGCCGATCCGCACCGGGCGGGCCGTACCCAGTGGCTGGTGCGGCTCACCGCGACGGCCCGGTCCGCACAGGACATCGCCCAGGCGCTGGTACGCCGGCCGGACACCTCGTGGGTGAAGCTCACCTCGGGCGGCACCGAGATCACCGCGGTGATCCACGCTCCGGGCGCGGACGCCTCCCCCAACGCCCTCCTCCTGCGGGACATTCCCCGCACCGGCGGCATCACCGCCGTGTCCGCGCACTGCCTGCTCCACACCTACCTGGGCGGTCCGGCGAACTGGCGGCGCAGCGCCCAGGCGCTGGACGAGGAGCAGCGGGCGGCGCTGGCGTACCGGGCCGCCACGGAGGCGGTGCGCCGACCGGAGCCGGGCGACGCGGCGTTGCTGGCCGCGCTGGAGAAGGACGGCCGGCTCGGCCAGGGCGAGCTGGCGCGGGCGACCGGCTGGTCGCCCGCCACCGTGGCCCGGCGGCTGGCCGAACTGCGGGCGGCGGGGGCTCTGTTCTTCGACGTGGAGGTCGACGCCGGGCTGTTCGGGGTGCGCGCCCGGGCGCTGCTGTGGCTGTCGGTGCGTCCGGCGGATCTGGAGGAGGTCGGCCTCGCCCTGGCGGACCACGACGAGCTGGCCTTCGTCGCGGCGACCACCGGCCCCACGAACCTGGTCGCCCAGGCGCTCTGCCGCGACCCGGCCGACCTGCACCGCTATCTCACCCGGCGGCTGGGCGCGCTGCGCGCGGTCCGGACACTGGAGACCAGCCCCGTGCTGCGCACCCTGAAGGCGGCGAGTCCGTCACTGACTGACCTGGCCCGGCTGCACCGCGGCTCCGACTGA
- a CDS encoding ABC transporter substrate-binding protein has product MTFTKRNSRPILRNRSAAAVALAATTALLAGCGSTDGKGSNPLSDSKASGDTVVVGSNNFAESILLADIYGEALKAKGIKVTYKPNIGSRETTYGLLKNGSVKVLPEYNGALLAYLDQKAAPKTVEATTSAIEAKLDSGLTLLKPSPAQNKDSVTLNASTAKKYHLTEKSSIADLKGIAKDLAIGASPEFQTRRQGLVGLKDVYGLEFESFKALDAGGPLTQTALKKDTVQAADIFTTDATISKEKFVVLQDPQNLFGFENVQPLVHKGALSQKGADALNAVSAKLDTKTLLDLDTQVQTENKDPLDVATAWLKSAGLD; this is encoded by the coding sequence GTGACTTTCACCAAGCGCAACAGCAGGCCCATCCTCAGGAACCGAAGCGCGGCGGCGGTCGCCCTCGCGGCGACGACGGCCCTGCTGGCGGGCTGTGGTTCCACCGACGGCAAGGGCAGCAATCCCCTTTCGGACAGCAAGGCGAGCGGCGACACCGTGGTCGTCGGATCCAACAACTTCGCCGAGAGCATCCTGCTCGCGGACATCTACGGCGAGGCCCTCAAGGCCAAGGGCATCAAGGTCACGTACAAGCCGAACATCGGCAGCCGCGAGACCACCTACGGTCTGCTCAAGAACGGCTCGGTCAAGGTCCTGCCCGAGTACAACGGCGCGTTGCTGGCCTACCTCGACCAGAAGGCCGCTCCGAAGACCGTCGAGGCGACCACGTCGGCCATCGAGGCCAAGCTGGACTCCGGACTGACCCTGCTCAAGCCCTCGCCGGCGCAGAACAAGGACTCGGTCACGCTCAACGCGAGCACCGCGAAGAAGTACCACCTCACCGAGAAGTCCTCCATCGCCGATCTGAAGGGCATCGCCAAGGACCTGGCCATCGGTGCCTCGCCGGAGTTCCAGACCCGCCGGCAGGGCCTGGTCGGCCTGAAGGACGTGTACGGCCTGGAGTTCGAGTCCTTCAAGGCGCTGGACGCGGGCGGCCCGCTGACCCAGACGGCGCTGAAGAAGGACACCGTGCAGGCGGCGGACATCTTCACCACGGACGCGACCATCTCCAAGGAGAAGTTCGTCGTCCTGCAGGACCCGCAGAACCTCTTCGGCTTCGAGAACGTGCAACCGCTCGTCCACAAGGGCGCCCTGTCCCAGAAGGGCGCCGACGCGCTGAACGCCGTCTCGGCCAAGCTGGACACGAAGACCCTGCTGGACCTGGACACCCAGGTGCAGACGGAGAACAAGGACCCGCTGGACGTCGCCACGGCCTGGCTGAAGTCCGCCGGTCTCGACTGA
- a CDS encoding sporulation protein — translation MGFKRLLGAIGVGGPSVDTVLDGGAVLPGGPLPGRILLKGGETAVEVEYVDLELIARVEAEHEEGDSEGAVAFERFTVGGGFRLGEREVRELPFSVPLPWETPVTELYGQPLGIVLGVRTEVAVAGARDKGDLDPLDVRPLPVQEAILEALGQLGFGFRTADLEYGRIGGTGQQLPFYQEIELTPAPRYAHAVSEIELTFLASPAGVEVVLEADKRGGLFSSGHDELTRFAVRHEDAVALDWNREVDGWIRRLTEHREAYGHGAYGHGEPHTVHESGHHGSGPGLGTAVAAGAAGLALGVVGGLVAAEVVDEIGDFFEGDDEDD, via the coding sequence ATGGGGTTCAAAAGGCTGCTGGGGGCGATCGGGGTCGGCGGCCCCTCCGTGGACACGGTGCTGGACGGCGGCGCGGTCCTGCCCGGCGGGCCGCTGCCGGGACGGATCCTGCTGAAGGGCGGCGAAACAGCCGTGGAGGTCGAGTACGTCGACCTGGAACTGATCGCCCGCGTGGAGGCGGAGCACGAGGAGGGTGACAGCGAGGGCGCCGTCGCCTTCGAGCGGTTCACCGTCGGCGGCGGCTTCCGGCTCGGGGAGCGGGAAGTGCGGGAGCTGCCCTTCAGCGTGCCGCTGCCCTGGGAGACCCCCGTCACCGAGCTGTACGGCCAGCCGCTCGGCATCGTGCTGGGCGTACGCACGGAGGTCGCGGTGGCCGGCGCCCGCGACAAGGGCGACCTGGATCCCCTCGACGTCCGCCCGCTGCCCGTGCAGGAGGCGATCCTGGAGGCCCTCGGCCAACTGGGCTTCGGTTTCCGCACCGCCGATCTGGAGTACGGCCGCATCGGCGGCACGGGCCAGCAACTGCCGTTCTACCAGGAGATCGAGCTGACCCCGGCCCCGCGGTACGCACACGCGGTGAGCGAGATCGAGCTGACCTTCCTCGCCTCCCCCGCGGGCGTCGAGGTCGTCCTGGAGGCGGACAAGCGCGGCGGCCTGTTCTCCTCCGGGCACGACGAGCTGACCAGGTTCGCGGTGCGCCACGAGGACGCGGTCGCCCTCGACTGGAACAGAGAGGTGGACGGCTGGATCCGCCGGCTGACCGAGCACCGCGAGGCGTACGGCCACGGGGCGTACGGCCACGGCGAGCCGCACACCGTCCACGAGTCCGGGCATCACGGCTCCGGTCCAGGCCTGGGCACGGCCGTGGCGGCGGGCGCGGCGGGCCTCGCCCTCGGCGTGGTGGGCGGCCTGGTGGCGGCCGAAGTAGTAGACGAGATCGGCGACTTCTTCGAAGGGGACGACGAGGACGACTAG
- a CDS encoding NAD(+) synthase gives MNFWSIYQHGFARIAACTGHSAIADPHTNAESVLRQARRCAQEGVAVAVFPELCLTGYSIEDLLLQDAVLDQVEEALETIVAASADLLPVLVVGAPLRHRHRIYNCAVVVHRGRVLGVAPKSYPPNYREFYERRQIASGEDERGGTLRVAGATVPFGVDLLFEAEDVPGLVLHAEICEDMWVPVPPSAEAALAGATVLANLSGSPITVGRAEDRRLLCRSASARCLAAYVYAAAGLGESSTDLSWDGQTMIYENGALLAETERFPLDDQFAVADVDLDLLRQERQRMGTFDDNRRAHSTRTSGFRRVPFRLDPPTADLGLRRRVERFPFVPADPDRLALDCYEAYNIQVAALQQRLAAIGGPKVVIGVSGGLDSTHALIVAARAMDRAGRPRSDILAFTLPGFATSEHTKDNAHQLMRSLGVTAAELDISPTARLMLQEMGHPFASGEPVYDVTFENVQAGLRTDYLFRLANQRGGIVLGTGDLSELALGWCTYGVGDQMSHYNVNSGVPKTLIQHLIRWVISSGQVDEGTGRTLAAILDTEISPELVPGEELQSTESKIGPYALHDFTLFHVLRHGFRPSKIAFLAWHAWHDRDAGAWPPGFPESERGAYDLPEIRRWLEVFCRRFFAFAQFKRSAMPNGPKVSAGGSLSPRGDWRAPSDSTARAWLRDLARFDIPDDGHQSHHS, from the coding sequence TTGAACTTCTGGTCGATCTACCAGCACGGCTTCGCACGCATCGCCGCGTGTACGGGCCACTCCGCCATCGCCGACCCGCACACCAATGCCGAGTCCGTTCTGCGGCAGGCGCGCCGGTGCGCCCAGGAGGGGGTCGCCGTCGCCGTCTTCCCCGAGCTCTGTCTGACCGGCTACTCGATCGAGGACCTCCTGCTCCAGGACGCGGTGCTCGACCAGGTCGAGGAGGCGCTCGAAACCATCGTGGCCGCGTCGGCGGATCTGCTGCCGGTCCTGGTCGTCGGGGCCCCGCTGCGCCATCGCCACCGGATCTACAACTGTGCGGTCGTCGTGCACCGCGGCCGTGTCCTCGGCGTCGCGCCCAAGTCCTACCCGCCGAACTACCGCGAGTTCTACGAGCGCCGGCAGATCGCCTCGGGCGAGGACGAACGCGGCGGCACCCTCCGGGTGGCCGGCGCGACCGTCCCGTTCGGCGTGGACCTCCTCTTCGAGGCGGAGGACGTTCCGGGCCTGGTGCTGCACGCGGAGATCTGCGAGGACATGTGGGTCCCGGTGCCCCCGAGCGCGGAGGCGGCGCTGGCCGGCGCGACCGTGCTCGCCAACCTCTCGGGCAGCCCCATCACGGTCGGCCGCGCCGAGGACCGGCGGCTGCTGTGCCGCTCGGCGTCCGCGCGCTGCCTCGCCGCGTACGTCTACGCCGCGGCCGGACTGGGCGAGTCGAGCACCGACCTGTCCTGGGACGGCCAGACCATGATCTACGAGAACGGTGCGCTGCTGGCCGAGACCGAGCGGTTCCCGCTCGACGACCAGTTCGCGGTGGCCGACGTCGACCTCGACCTGCTGCGCCAGGAGCGGCAGCGGATGGGCACGTTCGACGACAACCGCCGCGCCCACTCCACGCGTACCTCAGGCTTCAGGCGGGTGCCGTTCCGGCTCGACCCGCCGACCGCCGACCTCGGGCTCAGGCGCCGCGTCGAACGCTTCCCGTTCGTGCCCGCCGACCCCGACCGTCTCGCCCTGGACTGCTACGAGGCATACAACATCCAGGTCGCGGCCCTGCAGCAGCGGCTGGCGGCGATCGGCGGCCCGAAGGTCGTCATCGGGGTCTCCGGCGGCCTCGACTCCACGCACGCGCTCATCGTCGCCGCCCGGGCGATGGACCGCGCGGGCCGCCCGCGCAGCGACATCCTCGCCTTCACCCTGCCCGGCTTCGCGACCAGCGAGCACACCAAGGACAACGCCCACCAGCTGATGCGCTCGCTCGGCGTCACCGCGGCCGAGCTGGACATCTCGCCGACCGCACGGCTGATGCTGCAGGAGATGGGCCACCCGTTCGCCTCCGGCGAGCCGGTGTACGACGTCACCTTCGAGAACGTGCAGGCCGGGCTGCGCACCGACTACCTGTTCCGGCTGGCCAACCAGCGCGGCGGCATCGTGCTCGGCACCGGGGACCTCTCGGAGCTGGCGCTCGGCTGGTGCACCTACGGCGTGGGCGACCAGATGAGCCACTACAACGTCAACTCCGGTGTGCCGAAGACCCTCATCCAGCACCTGATCCGCTGGGTCATCAGCAGCGGCCAGGTCGACGAGGGCACCGGCCGGACGCTGGCCGCGATCCTCGACACCGAGATCAGCCCGGAGCTGGTGCCCGGCGAGGAACTGCAGTCCACCGAGTCGAAGATCGGCCCGTACGCGCTGCACGACTTCACCCTCTTCCACGTGCTGCGCCACGGATTCCGGCCGTCGAAGATCGCATTCCTGGCCTGGCACGCCTGGCACGACCGGGACGCCGGCGCCTGGCCGCCCGGCTTCCCCGAGTCCGAGCGGGGGGCGTACGACCTGCCGGAGATCCGGCGCTGGCTGGAGGTCTTCTGCCGCCGCTTCTTCGCGTTCGCGCAGTTCAAGCGCTCGGCCATGCCGAACGGGCCGAAGGTCTCGGCCGGCGGCTCCCTTTCGCCGCGCGGCGACTGGCGCGCCCCGTCCGACAGCACGGCCCGGGCCTGGCTGCGCGACCTCGCCCGCTTCGACATCCCGGACGACGGGCACCAGTCGCACCACTCGTGA
- a CDS encoding DUF6114 domain-containing protein: MPERPRRELRPAFRGWRARRPFWGGLLLALGGGEILFTEKASMKVVMHIGMQGLAGYLLPTLMVLLGLLVLFNPGQRLFYSLAGILISLGTWLTSNLGGFFIGLLLGATGCCLTFGWLPDQEPRVSRRKRRKQARAAARGLGEGAGEPA, encoded by the coding sequence ATGCCGGAGCGTCCACGCCGGGAACTGAGGCCCGCCTTCCGCGGATGGCGGGCCCGCCGGCCGTTCTGGGGCGGGCTGCTGCTGGCCCTGGGCGGCGGCGAAATCCTGTTCACCGAAAAGGCCTCGATGAAGGTCGTGATGCACATCGGCATGCAGGGGCTGGCCGGATATCTGCTGCCGACCCTGATGGTGCTGCTGGGCCTGCTGGTCCTCTTCAACCCCGGCCAGCGGCTCTTCTACTCCCTCGCCGGCATCCTGATCTCCCTGGGCACCTGGCTCACCTCGAACCTGGGCGGCTTCTTCATCGGCCTCCTCCTCGGGGCCACCGGCTGCTGCCTGACCTTCGGCTGGCTCCCCGACCAGGAGCCCCGGGTGAGCCGCCGCAAGCGCCGCAAGCAGGCCCGGGCCGCGGCGCGGGGCCTGGGCGAAGGGGCGGGCGAACCGGCCTGA
- a CDS encoding Tat pathway signal sequence domain protein, which translates to MRTRSLLALAGTVTALTVAAAVPASADGAAVLTTGSAGGTAAAVGDTLTAPLASGTSATLYSSATGTSGVTCTSSQFNAAVTGNPTAPGSATESVTGHTFDSSSCTSNVTGVLGVGSITVDNLPYTATVASDGTLTVSPASGSTIQTTVKLRTLLGTITCVYQAPSLTGKTDNGDSSITFTNQQFTKSSGSSLCFANGYFTAKYAPVSDAGARVYVN; encoded by the coding sequence ATGCGCACCCGATCCCTTCTCGCCCTCGCCGGAACCGTCACCGCGCTCACCGTCGCCGCGGCCGTCCCCGCCTCCGCGGACGGCGCCGCCGTTCTGACCACGGGCAGTGCCGGCGGCACCGCCGCCGCGGTCGGTGACACCCTGACCGCCCCGCTGGCCAGTGGCACCTCCGCCACGCTCTACTCCAGCGCGACCGGCACCAGCGGGGTCACCTGCACGTCGTCCCAGTTCAACGCCGCCGTCACCGGTAACCCCACCGCCCCCGGCTCGGCCACCGAGTCGGTCACCGGGCACACCTTCGACAGCTCCAGCTGCACCAGCAACGTCACCGGCGTGCTCGGCGTCGGCAGCATCACGGTCGACAACCTGCCCTACACCGCGACGGTCGCCTCCGACGGCACCCTCACCGTCTCGCCGGCCAGCGGCTCCACCATCCAGACCACGGTCAAGCTGCGCACCCTGCTCGGCACCATCACCTGCGTCTACCAGGCGCCGAGCCTGACAGGGAAGACCGACAACGGCGACAGCAGCATCACCTTCACCAACCAGCAGTTCACGAAGTCCTCCGGCTCCTCGCTGTGCTTCGCCAACGGCTACTTCACCGCGAAGTACGCCCCGGTCTCCGACGCGGGCGCCCGGGTCTACGTCAACTGA
- a CDS encoding lytic polysaccharide monooxygenase auxiliary activity family 9 protein encodes MTRMTARLSVTAAAAAAPLLLLPWTAGSAQAHGAPTDPVSRVYACSPEGGDANRSAACRAAIGANGAPFTAWDNLRVAGVNGRDRQVIPDGRLCSGNLPAYKGLDLARRDWPATRLTAGARLTMTYASTIAHTGTFKLYLTEPGYDPAKPLKWSDLPTRPFAQVTDPPLTNGAYHIPATLPTHRTGRQVLYTIWQNSSTTDTYYSCSDVVFEGAGTAAKATKTPSAARESTGGSPSRTAADPSPARPTPSAEKGTSSPAGATDGSTPVAEATRADAGPSAPLLAGGAAAVLVLTGGAALVMRLRRR; translated from the coding sequence ATGACTCGGATGACCGCCCGCCTGAGCGTCACGGCGGCCGCCGCGGCGGCCCCTCTCCTGCTCCTGCCCTGGACGGCGGGGTCCGCCCAGGCGCACGGCGCCCCCACGGACCCGGTCAGCCGGGTCTACGCCTGTTCCCCCGAGGGAGGCGACGCGAACAGGTCGGCGGCCTGCCGGGCGGCGATCGGCGCGAACGGCGCCCCGTTCACCGCGTGGGACAACCTGCGCGTGGCGGGGGTGAACGGCCGGGACCGGCAGGTGATCCCGGACGGTCGGCTGTGCAGCGGGAACCTGCCGGCGTACAAGGGCCTCGATCTGGCCCGGCGGGACTGGCCGGCCACCCGGCTGACCGCGGGCGCGCGGCTGACGATGACGTACGCCTCGACGATCGCGCACACCGGCACGTTCAAGCTGTACCTCACCGAACCCGGCTACGACCCGGCGAAGCCGCTGAAGTGGTCCGACCTGCCCACGCGCCCCTTCGCGCAGGTCACGGACCCGCCGCTGACCAACGGCGCCTACCACATCCCGGCGACGCTGCCCACGCACCGGACAGGCCGTCAGGTGCTGTACACGATCTGGCAGAACAGCAGCACGACGGACACGTACTACTCGTGCTCCGACGTGGTGTTCGAGGGCGCGGGTACGGCGGCGAAGGCCACGAAGACGCCCTCCGCCGCTCGCGAATCGACGGGCGGGAGCCCCTCCCGGACGGCGGCGGATCCTTCGCCGGCGCGTCCGACTCCCTCGGCGGAGAAGGGGACTTCCTCACCGGCGGGTGCCACCGACGGCAGCACGCCGGTGGCCGAGGCCACCCGCGCGGACGCGGGCCCCTCGGCGCCGTTGCTGGCGGGCGGCGCCGCCGCGGTGCTGGTGCTCACCGGGGGCGCCGCCCTTGTCATGCGTCTTCGCCGACGCTGA
- a CDS encoding MFS transporter, with amino-acid sequence MTTERVTTERVLPAESYRWRWPALAALLLGEAMNLLDATVVQVAAPAVHAGLGGSVSDIQWFGTAYTLPFAVLLITGGRLGDLAGRRRLFVLGVAAFTAASVACALAPTAGLLIAFRAVQGAAAALVIPQTIGLIKAMFSGEETAKALGSIGPVMGLAAVCGPVLGGVLTHADLFGSSWRAAFLVNVPVSAVVLALAPLLPEDRAPVRPAFDWPGTALVAAGTGLVVYPLIGADVTRLPLWRWALLLAGLLALAVFARHQRRSARPLLEPSLFTHRGFPAALVASTAFFAVTSGMTTVVVLQLQLGAHTGVLAAGLSLIPWSAGLAIASWLAGARLVRRHGRRVMPYGLGVLVTGLLAAVAAYRTTAPGHYPAALLPCLALIGLGAGLFTPAFFTLALHPLRPQEIGSAAGLLNAVQQLGATVGVAVLGSVYLAGADTGTPDAAPHAAQAACWTATALVGVCAAASVRVGAPDRA; translated from the coding sequence ATGACCACGGAACGCGTGACCACGGAACGCGTGCTGCCCGCCGAGTCCTACCGATGGCGCTGGCCCGCGCTCGCCGCCCTGCTGCTGGGCGAGGCGATGAACCTGCTGGACGCGACCGTCGTACAGGTCGCCGCGCCCGCCGTCCACGCCGGTCTGGGCGGCTCGGTCTCCGACATCCAGTGGTTCGGCACCGCCTACACCCTGCCGTTCGCGGTACTGCTGATCACCGGCGGCCGGCTCGGCGACCTGGCCGGCCGGCGCCGCCTGTTCGTCCTTGGCGTCGCCGCCTTCACGGCGGCCTCGGTGGCCTGCGCCCTGGCGCCCACGGCGGGCCTGCTGATCGCCTTCCGCGCGGTGCAGGGTGCGGCGGCGGCCCTGGTCATTCCGCAGACCATCGGACTGATCAAGGCGATGTTCTCGGGGGAGGAGACGGCGAAGGCACTCGGCAGCATCGGTCCCGTCATGGGCCTCGCCGCCGTCTGCGGACCCGTCCTCGGCGGTGTGCTCACCCACGCCGATCTGTTCGGCTCCTCCTGGCGGGCCGCGTTCCTGGTCAACGTGCCCGTGTCCGCCGTGGTCCTGGCCCTCGCCCCGCTGCTCCCGGAGGACCGGGCGCCGGTCCGGCCGGCCTTCGACTGGCCGGGCACCGCACTGGTGGCGGCCGGCACCGGGCTCGTGGTGTACCCCCTCATCGGCGCGGATGTCACTCGACTCCCGCTGTGGCGCTGGGCGTTGCTGCTCGCCGGACTGCTCGCCCTCGCCGTGTTCGCGCGGCACCAGCGGCGCTCGGCCCGGCCGCTGCTGGAGCCCAGCCTCTTCACCCACCGGGGCTTTCCCGCCGCCCTCGTCGCCTCGACCGCCTTCTTCGCGGTGACCAGCGGAATGACCACGGTGGTCGTCCTCCAGCTCCAACTCGGTGCGCACACCGGCGTACTGGCCGCGGGGCTGAGCCTGATCCCGTGGTCGGCAGGCCTCGCGATCGCGTCCTGGCTCGCGGGCGCCCGTCTGGTACGGCGCCACGGGCGCCGGGTGATGCCGTACGGACTCGGCGTGCTGGTCACCGGCCTGCTCGCCGCCGTCGCGGCCTACCGCACGACCGCTCCCGGTCACTACCCGGCCGCGCTGCTGCCCTGCCTCGCCCTGATCGGCCTCGGCGCCGGTCTGTTCACCCCCGCCTTCTTCACCCTCGCGCTGCACCCGCTGCGCCCCCAGGAGATCGGCTCGGCGGCCGGGCTGCTCAACGCGGTCCAGCAACTCGGGGCCACTGTGGGCGTGGCGGTGCTCGGCAGCGTGTACCTCGCCGGTGCGGACACCGGAACCCCGGACGCGGCACCACACGCCGCCCAGGCCGCGTGCTGGACAGCGACGGCGCTCGTGGGGGTGTGCGCGGCCGCGAGCGTCCGGGTGGGCGCTCCGGACCGGGCCTAG
- a CDS encoding tellurite resistance TerB family protein has product MALWDRIKESASQMQTQLVAKKNDLKSGAFRDASMAMCALVAAADGTIDPAERQRVAQLIATNEVLQNFPADDLRRRFEENLNRLTTDFDFGKVSVLQEIAKAKKKPAEARAVVQIGIVIGGADGDFDKTEQAVVREACYTLDLPPHEFDL; this is encoded by the coding sequence ATGGCCCTGTGGGACCGCATCAAGGAGTCGGCGTCGCAGATGCAGACCCAGTTGGTGGCGAAGAAGAACGACCTGAAGAGCGGTGCCTTCCGCGACGCGAGCATGGCGATGTGCGCGCTCGTAGCCGCTGCCGACGGCACCATCGACCCGGCGGAGCGGCAGCGGGTGGCCCAGCTCATCGCCACGAACGAGGTGTTGCAGAACTTCCCGGCCGACGACCTCCGGCGCCGTTTCGAGGAGAACCTGAACAGGCTGACCACCGACTTCGACTTCGGCAAGGTGAGCGTGCTCCAGGAGATCGCCAAGGCGAAGAAGAAGCCCGCGGAGGCGCGCGCCGTGGTGCAGATCGGCATCGTCATCGGCGGTGCGGACGGCGACTTCGACAAGACCGAGCAGGCCGTGGTGCGCGAGGCGTGCTACACCCTCGACCTGCCGCCGCACGAGTTCGACCTCTGA
- a CDS encoding DUF6230 family protein — protein MASSPDFSSADNTPGNPESGSPSDISAASGTAVGGGRRGRVRLRRAAVMAVPATVVAAGLAILTAQGALGVQFAISGMPFTVTATELNGTGFEQFGGLDNMADGSPNAGDSGGQVLVVTSAIKNATLTKLCQSVDLGGTNLLITAGGGDQKVTASDLTTDSTQLSGDAAFGNIEIGNDASTLDKANAKGPIGVFSQQADTVRIGNLRQTNYATTAGVFRLPGLKLRFSDSGC, from the coding sequence ATGGCCTCGTCCCCGGACTTCTCGTCCGCCGACAACACGCCCGGGAACCCAGAAAGCGGTTCACCGTCCGACATATCAGCCGCGTCCGGGACCGCCGTCGGCGGCGGGAGACGGGGACGGGTCCGGCTGCGCAGGGCCGCGGTCATGGCGGTGCCCGCCACCGTGGTCGCCGCGGGCCTCGCGATCCTCACCGCGCAGGGGGCACTCGGTGTGCAGTTCGCGATCTCGGGCATGCCGTTCACGGTCACGGCTACGGAGCTCAACGGCACCGGCTTCGAGCAGTTCGGCGGACTCGACAACATGGCGGACGGCAGCCCGAACGCCGGGGACAGCGGCGGCCAGGTGCTCGTCGTCACCTCCGCGATCAAGAACGCCACGCTCACCAAGCTGTGCCAGAGCGTGGACCTCGGCGGCACCAACCTGCTCATCACCGCGGGCGGTGGCGACCAGAAGGTGACCGCGAGCGACCTCACCACCGACTCGACCCAGCTGTCGGGTGACGCGGCGTTCGGCAACATCGAGATCGGCAACGACGCCAGCACCCTGGACAAGGCGAACGCGAAGGGCCCGATCGGCGTCTTCAGCCAGCAGGCCGACACCGTGCGCATCGGCAACCTGCGGCAGACCAACTACGCCACGACCGCAGGTGTGTTCAGGCTTCCCGGGCTCAAGCTCCGTTTCAGCGACTCGGGCTGCTGA